From a single Micromonospora carbonacea genomic region:
- a CDS encoding DNA-processing protein DprA: MDTAMVERAALVALLRRPRVNWSETALDIQENGSARAVLDRTVGHSDTLFPDADSTADLIDAAAAEIAGWQADGIGVHAFFDAAYPAQLLGIREMPPLLFSRGDLRLHDRAVAVVGSRRASADGLRIARAVATTLAGRGVTVVSGLASGIDTAAHSAALEAGGRTVAVIGTGIRRYYPPDNRRLQDHIADVGLLISQFWPDAPPSRQSFPMRNAVMSGYAVATVVVEAGETSGARIQARLALQHGRPVVLTSQVMRCDWARAFAENPGVYVVHGTTQLLEAIDDILSYQPTEAGLENFPDFALR; this comes from the coding sequence ATGGACACGGCGATGGTCGAGCGGGCTGCACTGGTCGCCCTACTTCGCCGCCCCCGGGTGAACTGGTCGGAGACGGCCCTGGACATCCAGGAGAACGGGAGCGCCAGAGCCGTCCTCGACCGCACGGTCGGCCACTCCGACACCCTCTTTCCGGACGCGGATTCGACCGCCGACCTGATCGACGCCGCCGCCGCCGAAATCGCCGGCTGGCAGGCGGACGGGATTGGCGTCCACGCCTTCTTCGACGCCGCCTACCCGGCCCAACTGCTCGGCATCCGGGAGATGCCACCGCTCCTGTTCAGTCGAGGTGACCTGCGCCTCCATGACCGGGCGGTGGCCGTTGTCGGCAGCCGCAGGGCAAGCGCGGACGGGCTACGGATCGCCCGTGCCGTCGCCACCACCCTCGCCGGGCGCGGGGTGACCGTGGTCAGTGGGCTCGCCAGCGGCATCGACACGGCCGCTCACTCCGCCGCGCTGGAGGCAGGGGGGCGCACCGTCGCCGTCATCGGCACCGGCATCCGTCGGTACTACCCGCCAGACAATCGGCGCCTACAGGACCACATCGCCGACGTCGGGCTGCTGATCTCCCAGTTCTGGCCCGATGCCCCGCCCAGCCGGCAGAGCTTTCCCATGCGCAATGCCGTGATGAGCGGCTACGCGGTCGCGACTGTCGTCGTCGAGGCGGGCGAGACCAGTGGAGCACGGATCCAGGCCCGGCTCGCCCTCCAGCACGGCCGCCCCGTCGTCCTGACCAGTCAGGTCATGCGGTGCGACTGGGCCAGGGCGTTTGCCGAGAATCCCGGCGTCTACGTCGTCCACGGCACCACGCAGCTGCTGGAAGCCATCGACGACATCCTCAGCTATCAGCCCACCGAAGCCGGTCTGGAGAACTTCCCTGACTTCGCCCTCCGCTGA
- a CDS encoding lytic polysaccharide monooxygenase auxiliary activity family 9 protein, whose amino-acid sequence MAVRRMFAAAAVAAATVALAAPPAYAHGAPTDPLSRAAACRPGGPHAATPACRAAVSAGAAVREWDNIRVARIDGRDRQRIPDGELCSGGLSAYRGLDLARSDWPATELAAGAKFTFRYRTTIPHRGTFRLYSTVNDYDPKRRLTWVDLETEPFLTATDPPIRDGSYQMTGRLPAGRSGRHLIYTIWQNSDTQDTYYSCSDVSYREAAAPRGGPAAEKPATTAAAGESGPADAPEVLAADAGTLGETVGGAPGVPVASVSRLGPGGWPVAAGAAVTLVVLLAALVVRLRRPAAPPPGRPCGVRNHRAGRRRVW is encoded by the coding sequence ATGGCCGTACGCCGCATGTTCGCCGCCGCCGCGGTCGCCGCCGCGACCGTGGCGCTCGCCGCGCCCCCGGCGTACGCCCACGGGGCCCCCACCGACCCGCTGAGCCGCGCCGCCGCGTGCCGGCCCGGCGGCCCCCACGCCGCGACCCCCGCCTGCCGGGCGGCCGTGTCGGCGGGCGCGGCGGTCCGCGAGTGGGACAACATCCGGGTGGCCCGCATCGACGGGCGGGACCGGCAGCGCATCCCCGACGGGGAGCTGTGCAGCGGCGGGCTGTCCGCCTACCGGGGGCTGGACCTGGCGCGCTCCGACTGGCCGGCGACCGAGCTGGCGGCGGGCGCGAAGTTCACCTTCCGCTACCGCACGACGATCCCGCACCGGGGCACGTTCCGGCTCTACTCGACCGTCAACGACTACGACCCGAAGCGGCGGCTGACCTGGGTCGACCTGGAGACGGAGCCGTTCCTCACGGCGACCGACCCGCCGATCCGCGACGGGTCGTACCAGATGACGGGCCGGCTGCCCGCGGGCCGCAGCGGGCGGCACCTCATCTACACGATCTGGCAGAACTCCGACACCCAGGACACCTACTACTCCTGCTCCGACGTCAGCTACCGCGAAGCTGCGGCCCCTCGCGGCGGCCCGGCGGCGGAGAAGCCGGCGACCACCGCCGCCGCGGGGGAGTCGGGGCCGGCCGACGCGCCCGAGGTGCTGGCCGCCGACGCGGGCACGCTGGGCGAGACCGTCGGGGGCGCGCCCGGGGTGCCGGTCGCGTCGGTGAGCCGGCTCGGCCCGGGCGGGTGGCCGGTCGCGGCCGGTGCGGCGGTCACGCTGGTCGTGCTGCTGGCCGCCCTGGTCGTACGCCTGCGCCGGCCCGCCGCCCCGCCACCCGGCCGCCCCTGCGGGGTACGCAACCACCGCGCCGGCCGCCGCCGCGTCTGGTGA
- a CDS encoding condensation domain-containing protein, which translates to MTAVETSTAHRTVRVPFVGHRAGRWPMPHGQSNVFDWMPHEGTGAVFVVHADLPAGHTVDDVLAAVGALVSRHEGLRTVYEVGPGVERAQVVCRSGAVEVTLLELGPQARGRTWITDPPRPFDHGVDFPVRMAVATDAGVPVRAVFEFSHTAADLVGANIVLDELVGLVASPADAAAAPPAWQPADQAEHERTPEARRRMTRTLDYWRRQLETMPPCLVSTPARRQGEPEHRLATLRSTPLAAALAEIARRARVTPASVLVATTATLLCWWTDTDRAMLEALYSNRALPRMQSFVGSIAQSALVPFAPAPSFHETLRQTHLNIFNAYQYAYFDATAVEELVQSIGSQRGCQRHRDLVINDMSTTRGGVFDGRAGAPVRGTEVESGLATQTTGPVQLVILRTRPTVVVGLTHDVRHVTTDEAAELLWSMERILLTAAEGDIDYDRFGDLVGLDRVERGDTWVEIDSAWIDLALSERVLREATGDPTARVVLRDGPVGTRSLVGYAAPADPRVDPRDVHRAIMATLGGRHGATAPDSYVLCAHPPRRPEDPAAWQAQPFRAAGTGR; encoded by the coding sequence GTGACCGCCGTCGAGACCTCGACCGCCCATCGGACGGTGCGGGTGCCCTTCGTGGGGCACCGCGCGGGCCGCTGGCCGATGCCCCACGGGCAGAGCAACGTCTTCGACTGGATGCCGCACGAGGGCACCGGCGCGGTGTTCGTCGTCCACGCCGACCTGCCCGCCGGCCACACCGTCGACGACGTGCTCGCAGCCGTCGGCGCGCTGGTGTCCCGCCACGAGGGGCTGCGGACGGTCTACGAGGTCGGCCCGGGCGTCGAGCGGGCCCAGGTGGTGTGCCGGTCCGGCGCGGTCGAGGTGACGCTGCTCGAACTCGGGCCGCAGGCGCGCGGGCGCACCTGGATCACCGATCCGCCCCGCCCGTTCGACCACGGCGTCGACTTCCCCGTCCGGATGGCGGTCGCCACCGACGCCGGGGTGCCCGTGCGGGCCGTCTTCGAGTTCTCCCACACGGCCGCGGACCTGGTGGGGGCGAACATCGTGCTGGACGAGCTCGTCGGTCTGGTCGCGTCGCCCGCCGACGCTGCGGCGGCCCCGCCGGCCTGGCAGCCTGCCGACCAGGCCGAGCACGAGCGGACCCCCGAGGCCCGGCGGCGGATGACGAGGACGCTCGACTACTGGCGCAGGCAGCTGGAGACCATGCCGCCCTGTCTCGTCTCCACCCCGGCCCGCCGGCAGGGGGAGCCGGAGCACCGGCTCGCGACGCTGCGCTCCACCCCCCTCGCCGCCGCGCTCGCCGAGATCGCCAGGCGGGCCCGGGTCACCCCGGCCAGCGTCCTCGTGGCCACCACGGCGACGCTGCTGTGCTGGTGGACCGACACCGACCGGGCGATGCTGGAGGCCCTCTACAGCAACCGGGCGCTGCCCCGCATGCAGAGCTTCGTCGGCAGCATCGCGCAGAGCGCGCTGGTCCCGTTCGCGCCGGCCCCCTCGTTCCACGAGACGCTGCGGCAGACGCACCTCAACATCTTCAACGCCTACCAGTACGCCTACTTCGACGCGACCGCCGTGGAGGAGCTGGTCCAGTCCATCGGCTCCCAGCGGGGCTGCCAACGGCACCGGGACCTCGTGATCAACGACATGAGCACCACCCGGGGCGGCGTCTTCGACGGGCGGGCCGGGGCGCCGGTGCGGGGCACCGAGGTGGAGAGCGGCCTGGCGACGCAGACCACCGGCCCGGTGCAGCTCGTCATCCTGCGTACCCGGCCCACCGTCGTGGTCGGCCTCACCCACGACGTACGGCACGTCACCACCGACGAGGCGGCGGAGCTGCTGTGGTCGATGGAGCGGATCCTGCTGACCGCCGCCGAGGGGGACATCGACTACGACCGGTTCGGCGACCTCGTCGGGCTCGACCGGGTCGAGCGCGGTGACACCTGGGTGGAGATCGACTCCGCCTGGATCGACCTCGCCCTCAGCGAGCGGGTGCTCCGGGAGGCGACCGGCGACCCGACCGCCAGGGTCGTGCTGCGGGACGGGCCCGTCGGCACCCGTTCGCTCGTCGGGTACGCCGCCCCGGCCGACCCGCGCGTCGACCCGCGCGACGTGCACCGGGCGATCATGGCGACGCTCGGCGGCCGGCACGGCGCGACCGCCCCCGACTCGTACGTCCTCTGCGCCCACCCGCCCCGCCGGCCCGAGGACCCGGCCGCCTGGCAGGCCCAGCCGTTCCGCGCGGCGGGCACGGGCAGGTAA
- a CDS encoding MFS transporter, with the protein MTAFRDGRFRRLYIGDALSGFGDTALLLALGIWVKDLTGSNSAAGVVFLAMGLPVLFAPLAGRQIDRVRRKTLLMVTNGIAGLVVLALLGVRSAEDTWIIYAVAIVHGCVATVLTAGRNALLKDLLPDRDLPSANAAFGTLFGFTRILAPLVGSGIYAAFGGHLLALIDALTFLAAITALASVRVAESPPEPTGERFGTELLAGLRHIRSVPLLSQVTLVSAVAFGSVGFLEPIIFVVVEDGLHRPAAFFGVIVSVQGIGSIAAGFTGAWLLRRVGEARAIGGALVGLGLGCAALAVGATPVVLGGAIGIGLAVTWFSIGWNTLLQRHTPSRLLGRVFTTAGMLVTVPQTACIGVAAVLIGVVDYRVLLAVLSLVILLSGLRLLTRPKPTPGPADARADQTELEVAP; encoded by the coding sequence GTGACCGCGTTCAGGGACGGCCGGTTTCGGCGGCTGTACATCGGCGATGCCCTGTCGGGCTTCGGGGACACCGCGCTGCTGCTGGCCCTCGGCATCTGGGTCAAGGACCTCACCGGCAGCAACTCGGCGGCCGGCGTGGTCTTCCTGGCCATGGGCCTGCCGGTGCTGTTCGCCCCGCTGGCCGGGCGGCAGATCGACCGGGTACGCCGCAAGACGCTGCTGATGGTCACCAACGGCATCGCCGGGCTGGTGGTGCTGGCGCTGCTCGGGGTGCGCAGCGCCGAGGACACCTGGATCATCTACGCCGTCGCCATCGTGCACGGCTGTGTCGCCACGGTGCTCACGGCGGGGCGCAACGCCCTGCTCAAGGACCTGCTGCCCGACCGTGACCTGCCGTCGGCCAACGCGGCGTTCGGCACGCTGTTCGGGTTCACCCGCATCCTCGCGCCGCTGGTCGGCTCCGGCATCTACGCCGCGTTCGGCGGTCACCTGCTGGCGCTCATCGACGCGTTGACCTTCCTCGCCGCCATCACCGCGCTCGCGTCCGTACGCGTCGCCGAGTCGCCGCCGGAACCCACCGGCGAACGGTTCGGCACGGAGCTGCTCGCCGGCCTGCGGCACATCCGGTCGGTCCCGCTGCTGTCCCAGGTCACCCTGGTCAGCGCCGTCGCGTTCGGGTCGGTGGGATTCCTGGAGCCGATCATCTTCGTGGTGGTCGAGGACGGGCTGCACCGGCCGGCCGCGTTCTTCGGGGTGATCGTCAGCGTCCAGGGCATCGGCTCGATCGCCGCCGGCTTCACCGGCGCGTGGCTGCTGCGCCGCGTCGGCGAGGCCCGGGCCATCGGCGGGGCGCTGGTCGGCCTGGGGCTCGGCTGCGCCGCCCTGGCCGTCGGCGCGACCCCCGTCGTGCTGGGCGGGGCGATCGGGATCGGGCTCGCGGTCACCTGGTTCTCGATCGGCTGGAACACCCTGCTCCAGCGGCACACCCCCTCGCGGCTGCTGGGCCGGGTCTTCACCACGGCGGGCATGCTGGTGACGGTCCCGCAGACGGCGTGCATCGGGGTGGCCGCCGTCCTCATCGGCGTCGTGGACTACCGCGTCCTGCTGGCCGTCCTGTCGCTGGTGATCCTGCTGTCCGGGCTGCGGCTGCTGACCCGCCCGAAGCCGACGCCCGGGCCCGCCGACGCCCGGGCCGACCAGACCGAGCTGGAGGTCGCGCCGTGA
- a CDS encoding cytochrome P450, producing the protein MDLGDPDLYLDPGRFDRWRGHAAADAVLWSEAGTSPGGFWSVFSLAACRAILAPKAPFTSEYGMMIGFDRDHPDKAGGGMLVVADGPQHGRLRSVIMPFLSRAMAESLDDVVRQEVRRLVAEAVSAGGVDVAASLGPVIPASVVCRILGVPADDRDMLIELTNHAFGGADDTFDRMSPEAAHSEMILYLADLVADRRRSPGDDLISALAADSRFDLREVLLNCDNVLVGGNETTRHAIAGCFHALATSPGTLAGLRADPGLVGPVVEEVIRWTSPAMHVLRVATADVDLPGQRVSTGEAVVAWLPAANRDPRHFVAPDEFRPGRTANHLGFGYGPHHCLGAALARLELRALLLALAEFAGAVAVLGEPVPLRSNLVHGYRHLQVRLEPVGRPANHREALS; encoded by the coding sequence ATGGACCTGGGCGACCCTGACCTCTACCTCGACCCGGGCCGGTTCGACCGCTGGCGCGGCCACGCCGCCGCCGACGCCGTGCTGTGGAGCGAGGCCGGCACGTCGCCGGGCGGCTTCTGGTCGGTGTTCTCGCTGGCCGCGTGCCGCGCGATCCTCGCGCCGAAGGCGCCGTTCACCTCCGAGTACGGGATGATGATCGGCTTCGACCGTGACCACCCCGACAAGGCGGGCGGCGGGATGCTCGTGGTCGCCGACGGACCCCAGCACGGCCGGCTGCGCAGCGTGATCATGCCGTTCCTGTCCCGGGCGATGGCCGAGTCCCTCGACGACGTCGTCCGGCAGGAGGTGCGCCGGCTCGTCGCCGAGGCCGTCTCGGCCGGCGGCGTGGACGTCGCCGCCTCGCTCGGGCCGGTGATCCCGGCGAGCGTCGTCTGCCGGATCCTCGGCGTGCCGGCCGACGACCGCGACATGCTCATCGAACTGACCAATCACGCCTTCGGCGGCGCGGACGACACCTTCGACCGGATGTCGCCGGAGGCGGCCCACTCGGAGATGATCCTCTACCTCGCCGACCTGGTGGCCGACCGGCGGCGCAGCCCGGGCGACGACCTGATCAGCGCGCTGGCCGCCGACAGCCGCTTCGACCTGCGCGAGGTGCTCCTCAACTGCGACAACGTCCTCGTCGGCGGCAACGAGACCACCCGCCACGCGATCGCCGGCTGCTTCCACGCGCTCGCCACGTCGCCGGGGACCCTCGCCGGCCTGCGGGCCGACCCCGGCCTCGTCGGGCCGGTCGTCGAGGAGGTCATCCGGTGGACGTCGCCCGCGATGCACGTGCTGCGGGTCGCCACCGCCGACGTCGACCTGCCCGGCCAGCGGGTGTCGACCGGCGAGGCGGTCGTCGCGTGGCTGCCGGCGGCCAACCGCGACCCCCGCCACTTCGTCGCCCCCGACGAGTTCCGCCCCGGCCGCACCGCCAACCACCTGGGCTTCGGGTACGGCCCGCACCACTGCCTCGGCGCGGCACTGGCCCGGCTCGAACTGCGGGCGCTGCTGCTCGCCCTGGCCGAGTTCGCGGGGGCCGTGGCCGTGCTCGGGGAGCCCGTGCCGCTGCGCTCCAACCTGGTGCACGGCTATCGCCACCTTCAGGTGCGGCTGGAACCCGTCGGCCGTCCCGCCAACCACCGAGAGGCGCTGAGTTGA
- a CDS encoding non-ribosomal peptide synthetase, which translates to MSIDNEPATADAAPYAEIVHATLGQVLRRDRIDPDADFFDLGGQSLQAVEVALELRRRTGIAVDLDLLFTCRRPVDVAAHLARHAPAARETPMSPTEERLLFLDRLHPGSPLYCVPVRYRFAGELDAEALRAALQDLVDRHEALRTCFTADGRRLVRSAAALPWTVVDLSGEEPARAAAEARRHVAEEARRPVPTDVPPLARACLVTEPGDRAVLLLTLHHLIADQHSLDLLDRQLQQSYGERVGLARDLPPLRRRGLAGRPDAAAARAYWRGQLAGLGGRTALPADRPRPDVVGPAGEVVTAPVDAALVARLTELAAACAASEFMVLLAAYAAFLARVAAPAGAAHAPEVVVGAPLGGRTADDEDTVGMFVNVLPVRVRIGPDTTFRQLVAQVRGQVSAALAYQWTPLQELVADATAAAGPAGHPLTQVSISHVDDRAWHWAPAGATAARDVLSTGTAKYELLWTVTTGAASATSALEAAADLFTRGRAEELHGRLLADLARLSAAPDAPVAATLPAAQPPAPSAVRVAPAPVASAPAPVPAPSAVPVAPAAPAASVAPAASVAPAASVAPAVSVAPTPYRAAGRAPGGYRRQPAERPVHELVAHRARAYPDAVAVRHGGTSLRYGELDAAAAGLAGHLVEAGVRPGDRVAVAAERGADAVTAFLAVLRAGAAYVPVDVAQPSARSRTILRDSGVRLALCQPGARGHVPAGVETVDLAGALAGAADRPAPPPVPVPVPVTVRHPAYVMYTSGSTGTPKGVVVPHEAILRLVPRSNFLSLHPEDVVAHLSNTAFDAATLEVWGALCAGATLAVVPREVALSPHRMGRFLADTGVSVMFTTNALLNAIVAHVPDAFAGLRVLLIGGDQYALEPVRRMLAAGAPQHLVNAYGPTENTTFSAAHEVTAADLDRGVLPIGGAIDGTYLRVLDDRLAPVAPGGTGELYVGGQGLADGYVGDPGRTGAAFVADPFAVEPGARLYRTGDLVRLLPDGGVVFLGRRDDQVKVSGFRVELGEVERVLGDCPGVGECAVLAVADADAVELVAVLTGPADPGEVREYLRANLPAYMVPARCHRVRRLPTTNNGKVDRPALLAELARAAAPAPIPAGAPAPDPDTLAVPADGSPRPGAPATADDSVAAGLADIWRDLLGVADVAADSHFFALGGTSIKALHLVGAVHRRFGVDLRIVTVFRRPAFADLAREITDLVGEAADPAREATDLACEATDPVGESTGPAGTERRGHGDGPGRP; encoded by the coding sequence GTGAGCATCGACAACGAGCCGGCGACGGCCGACGCCGCGCCGTACGCCGAGATCGTGCACGCCACCCTCGGCCAGGTGCTACGGCGGGACCGGATCGACCCGGACGCCGACTTCTTCGACCTCGGCGGGCAGTCCCTCCAGGCCGTCGAGGTGGCCCTCGAACTGCGCCGGCGCACCGGCATCGCCGTCGACCTGGACCTGCTGTTCACCTGCCGGCGGCCCGTCGACGTGGCCGCGCACCTGGCCCGGCACGCGCCGGCGGCGCGCGAGACCCCGATGTCGCCCACCGAGGAGCGGCTGCTGTTCCTCGACCGGCTGCACCCCGGCTCGCCGCTGTACTGCGTCCCGGTGCGCTACCGGTTCGCCGGCGAGCTCGACGCCGAGGCGCTGCGCGCCGCGTTGCAGGACCTGGTGGACCGGCACGAGGCGCTGCGCACCTGCTTCACGGCGGACGGCCGGCGGCTGGTCCGGTCGGCCGCCGCCCTGCCGTGGACGGTCGTGGACCTGTCGGGGGAGGAGCCCGCGCGGGCCGCCGCCGAGGCCCGCCGGCACGTCGCGGAGGAGGCCCGCCGGCCGGTGCCCACCGACGTGCCGCCCCTGGCCCGGGCCTGCCTCGTCACCGAGCCCGGCGACCGCGCGGTCCTGCTGCTCACCCTGCACCACCTGATCGCCGACCAGCACTCGCTGGACCTGCTCGACCGCCAGCTCCAGCAGTCGTACGGCGAACGCGTCGGCCTGGCCCGGGACCTGCCGCCGCTGCGCCGCCGGGGCCTGGCCGGCCGCCCCGACGCGGCGGCGGCGCGCGCCTACTGGCGGGGGCAGCTCGCCGGGCTGGGCGGCCGGACGGCGCTGCCGGCCGACCGGCCGCGCCCCGACGTGGTGGGCCCGGCCGGTGAGGTGGTGACCGCCCCGGTCGACGCCGCGCTGGTGGCCCGCCTCACCGAACTGGCGGCGGCCTGCGCGGCGTCGGAGTTCATGGTGCTGCTCGCCGCGTACGCGGCGTTCCTCGCCCGGGTCGCCGCGCCCGCCGGCGCGGCGCATGCGCCGGAGGTCGTGGTCGGCGCGCCGCTGGGCGGGCGGACCGCCGACGACGAGGACACCGTCGGCATGTTCGTCAACGTCCTGCCGGTCCGGGTGCGCATCGGGCCCGACACCACCTTCCGGCAGCTCGTCGCGCAGGTGCGCGGGCAGGTCAGCGCGGCGCTGGCCTACCAGTGGACGCCGTTGCAGGAGCTGGTGGCCGACGCGACCGCCGCGGCGGGCCCGGCCGGGCACCCGCTGACCCAGGTCAGCATCTCGCACGTCGACGACCGCGCCTGGCACTGGGCCCCGGCCGGGGCCACCGCCGCCCGCGACGTCCTGTCGACCGGCACCGCCAAGTACGAGCTGCTGTGGACGGTCACCACCGGCGCGGCGTCGGCGACGTCGGCGCTGGAGGCCGCCGCCGACCTGTTCACCCGGGGCCGGGCCGAGGAGCTGCACGGCCGGCTGCTGGCCGACCTCGCCCGGCTCAGCGCGGCCCCGGACGCCCCCGTCGCGGCGACGCTGCCCGCCGCGCAGCCGCCGGCCCCCTCGGCGGTCCGGGTCGCGCCGGCCCCGGTCGCTTCGGCCCCTGCGCCGGTCCCGGCCCCCTCGGCGGTGCCGGTCGCCCCGGCCGCGCCGGCCGCGTCGGTCGCGCCGGCCGCGTCGGTCGCGCCGGCCGCGTCGGTCGCGCCGGCGGTGTCGGTCGCGCCGACCCCGTACCGGGCCGCCGGCCGGGCCCCCGGCGGGTACCGCCGCCAGCCCGCCGAGCGGCCGGTGCACGAGCTGGTGGCGCACCGGGCGCGGGCGTACCCGGACGCGGTCGCCGTCCGGCACGGCGGGACGAGCCTGCGCTACGGCGAGCTGGACGCCGCCGCCGCCGGGCTCGCCGGGCACCTGGTCGAGGCGGGCGTACGGCCGGGGGACCGGGTCGCGGTGGCCGCCGAGCGGGGCGCGGACGCGGTCACCGCGTTCCTGGCCGTGCTGCGCGCCGGGGCGGCGTACGTGCCCGTCGACGTGGCCCAGCCGAGCGCCCGCAGCCGGACGATCCTGCGCGACAGCGGCGTGCGGCTCGCCCTGTGCCAGCCGGGCGCGCGGGGGCACGTGCCGGCCGGGGTGGAGACCGTCGACCTGGCCGGTGCGCTGGCCGGGGCCGCCGACCGGCCCGCGCCGCCGCCGGTGCCGGTGCCGGTGCCGGTGACCGTCCGGCATCCCGCGTACGTCATGTACACCTCCGGCTCCACCGGGACGCCAAAGGGGGTGGTGGTCCCGCACGAGGCGATCCTGCGGCTGGTGCCGCGGTCCAACTTCCTGAGCCTGCACCCGGAGGACGTCGTCGCGCACCTGTCGAACACCGCCTTCGACGCGGCCACCCTGGAGGTCTGGGGCGCGCTGTGCGCGGGCGCGACGCTGGCGGTGGTGCCGCGCGAGGTGGCCCTGTCGCCGCACCGGATGGGGCGGTTCCTCGCCGACACCGGTGTGAGCGTCATGTTCACCACGAACGCCCTGCTCAACGCCATCGTCGCGCACGTGCCCGACGCGTTCGCCGGGCTGCGGGTGCTGCTCATCGGCGGCGACCAGTACGCGCTGGAGCCGGTCCGGCGGATGCTGGCCGCCGGCGCGCCGCAGCACCTCGTCAACGCGTACGGGCCGACGGAGAACACCACCTTCTCCGCCGCCCACGAGGTGACCGCCGCCGACCTGGACCGGGGGGTCCTGCCGATCGGCGGGGCCATCGACGGCACGTACCTGCGGGTGCTCGACGACCGGCTGGCCCCCGTCGCGCCCGGCGGCACCGGCGAGCTGTACGTCGGGGGTCAGGGGCTGGCCGACGGCTACGTGGGCGACCCGGGGCGCACCGGCGCCGCGTTCGTCGCCGACCCGTTCGCCGTCGAGCCCGGTGCGCGGCTCTACCGCACCGGCGACCTGGTGCGGCTGCTGCCCGACGGCGGCGTCGTGTTCCTGGGCCGCCGCGACGACCAGGTCAAGGTCAGCGGGTTCCGGGTGGAGCTCGGCGAGGTGGAACGGGTCCTCGGCGACTGCCCCGGGGTGGGCGAGTGCGCCGTGCTGGCGGTCGCCGACGCCGACGCCGTGGAGCTGGTCGCCGTGCTGACCGGCCCCGCCGACCCCGGCGAGGTGCGGGAGTACCTGCGGGCCAACCTGCCGGCGTACATGGTGCCGGCGCGGTGCCACCGGGTGCGGCGGCTGCCGACGACCAACAACGGCAAGGTGGACCGGCCGGCGCTGCTGGCGGAGCTGGCCCGCGCCGCTGCCCCGGCCCCGATTCCGGCGGGTGCCCCGGCCCCGGATCCGGACACGCTGGCCGTCCCGGCGGACGGTTCGCCCAGACCCGGCGCACCGGCCACCGCCGACGATTCGGTCGCCGCCGGGCTCGCCGACATCTGGCGGGACCTGCTGGGGGTCGCCGACGTCGCCGCCGACAGCCACTTCTTCGCGCTGGGCGGCACCTCCATCAAGGCCCTGCACCTGGTCGGCGCGGTGCACCGGCGGTTCGGCGTGGACCTGCGGATCGTCACCGTGTTCCGCCGGCCCGCCTTCGCCGACCTGGCCCGCGAGATCACCGACCTGGTGGGGGAGGCCGCCGACCCGGCCCGCGAGGCGACCGACCTGGCCTGCGAGGCGACCGACCCGGTCGGGGAGAGCACCGGCCCGGCCGGGACCGAGCGGAGGGGGCACGGCGATGGACCTGGGCGACCCTGA